The Streptomyces sp. NBC_01268 genome window below encodes:
- a CDS encoding IclR family transcriptional regulator, translating to MAKNIQSLERAAAMLRLLAGGERRLGLSDIASSLGLAKGTAHGILRTLQAEGFVEQDPASGRYQLGAELLRLGNSYLDVHELRARALVWTDDLARSSGESVHLGVLHQQGVLIVHHVFRPDDSRQVLEVGAMQPLHSTALGKVLSAYDPVAHSEVVEVAREPFTPRTVTGLADFESLLDLTRARGWAADVEETWEGVASVAAPIHDRRRMPVGAVAITGAVERVCAEGELRSELIAAVRDCARAVSRDLGAGRF from the coding sequence ATGGCGAAGAACATCCAGTCGCTTGAACGGGCGGCGGCGATGCTGCGACTGCTCGCGGGCGGCGAGCGCCGGCTCGGCCTGTCCGACATCGCCTCCTCCCTCGGGCTGGCCAAGGGGACGGCGCACGGCATCCTGCGCACCCTCCAGGCCGAGGGCTTCGTGGAGCAGGACCCCGCCTCGGGGCGCTACCAGCTGGGCGCCGAGCTGCTGCGGCTCGGCAACAGCTATCTGGACGTGCACGAGCTGCGCGCGCGGGCCCTCGTCTGGACGGACGACCTGGCCCGCTCCAGCGGCGAGAGCGTCCATCTGGGCGTGCTGCACCAGCAGGGCGTCCTGATCGTGCACCACGTCTTCCGACCGGACGACAGCCGCCAGGTCCTGGAGGTGGGGGCCATGCAGCCGCTGCACTCCACGGCCCTGGGCAAGGTGCTGTCGGCGTACGACCCGGTGGCGCACAGCGAGGTCGTGGAGGTCGCCCGGGAGCCGTTCACGCCCCGTACGGTCACCGGCCTGGCGGACTTCGAGTCGCTGCTCGACCTGACCCGGGCGCGCGGCTGGGCGGCGGACGTGGAGGAGACCTGGGAGGGGGTGGCCTCGGTGGCGGCGCCGATCCACGACCGGCGCCGGATGCCGGTGGGTGCGGTGGCCATCACGGGCGCCGTGGAGCGGGTGTGCGCCGAGGGCGAGCTGCGCTCCGAACTGATCGCGGCGGTACGGGACTGCGCGCGGGCGGTCTCCCGGGACCTCGGGGCGGGCCGCTTCTGA
- the glpK gene encoding glycerol kinase GlpK, which yields MTDAHTPGTSSHGHGPFIAAIDQGTTSSRCIVFDKDGRIVSVDQKEHEQIFPKPGWVEHDATEIWANVQEVVAGAIAKAGITAADVKAVGITNQRETTVLWDKKTGEPVHNALVWQDTRTDALCKELGRNVGQDRFRRETGLPLASYFAGPKVRWLLDNVEGLRERAEAGDILFGTMDSWVIWNLTGGAQGGVHVTDVTNASRTMLMNLHTLAWDEKIAESMDVPLNVLPEIKSSAEVYGQVKDGILAGVPVASALGDQQAALFGQTCFAEGEAKSTYGTGTFMLMNTGDKIINSYSGLLTTVGYQIGDAKPVYALEGSIAVTGSLVQWMRDQMGLIKSAAEIETLASSVEDNGGAYFVPAFSGLFAPYWRSDARGVIAGLTRYVTKAHIARAVLEATAWQTREITDAMTKDSGVELAALKVDGGMTSNNLLMQTLSDFLDAPVVRPMVAETTCLGAAYAAGLAVGFWPDTDALRANWRRAAEWTPRMDADKRDSEYKNWLKAVERSMGWLEAEEN from the coding sequence GTGACCGACGCCCACACCCCCGGCACCTCCTCCCACGGGCACGGCCCGTTCATCGCCGCGATCGACCAGGGCACCACCTCCTCGCGCTGCATCGTCTTCGACAAGGACGGCCGGATCGTCTCCGTCGACCAGAAGGAGCACGAGCAGATCTTCCCGAAGCCGGGCTGGGTCGAGCACGACGCCACCGAGATCTGGGCCAACGTCCAGGAGGTCGTCGCCGGCGCCATCGCCAAGGCCGGGATCACCGCCGCGGACGTCAAGGCCGTCGGCATCACCAACCAGCGCGAGACCACCGTCCTGTGGGACAAGAAGACCGGCGAGCCGGTCCACAACGCACTGGTGTGGCAGGACACCCGGACCGACGCCCTGTGCAAGGAGCTCGGCCGCAACGTCGGCCAGGACCGCTTCCGCCGCGAGACCGGCCTGCCGCTGGCGAGCTACTTCGCCGGCCCGAAGGTCCGCTGGCTGCTCGACAACGTCGAGGGCCTGCGCGAGCGCGCCGAGGCGGGCGACATCCTCTTCGGCACCATGGACTCGTGGGTCATCTGGAACCTCACCGGCGGCGCCCAGGGCGGCGTGCACGTCACCGACGTCACCAACGCCTCGCGCACCATGCTGATGAACCTGCACACCCTGGCCTGGGACGAGAAGATCGCCGAGTCCATGGACGTCCCGCTCAACGTCCTCCCGGAGATCAAGTCCTCCGCCGAGGTCTACGGCCAGGTCAAGGACGGCATCCTCGCGGGCGTCCCGGTCGCCTCCGCGCTCGGCGACCAGCAGGCCGCCCTGTTCGGCCAGACCTGCTTCGCCGAGGGCGAGGCCAAGTCCACGTACGGCACCGGCACGTTCATGCTCATGAACACCGGCGACAAGATCATCAACTCCTACAGCGGCCTGCTGACCACGGTCGGCTACCAGATCGGCGACGCGAAGCCGGTCTACGCCCTGGAGGGCTCGATCGCCGTCACCGGCTCCCTGGTGCAGTGGATGCGCGACCAGATGGGCCTCATCAAGTCCGCCGCCGAGATCGAGACGCTGGCCTCCTCCGTCGAGGACAACGGCGGCGCCTACTTCGTGCCCGCCTTCTCCGGTCTCTTCGCCCCGTACTGGCGCTCCGACGCCCGCGGTGTGATCGCCGGCCTCACCCGGTACGTCACCAAGGCGCACATCGCCCGTGCCGTCCTGGAGGCCACCGCCTGGCAGACGCGCGAGATCACCGACGCCATGACCAAGGACTCCGGCGTCGAGCTGGCCGCGCTCAAGGTCGACGGCGGCATGACCTCCAACAACCTGCTGATGCAGACCCTCTCGGACTTCCTGGACGCCCCCGTCGTGCGCCCGATGGTCGCCGAGACCACCTGCCTCGGCGCCGCCTACGCCGCCGGCCTGGCCGTCGGCTTCTGGCCCGACACCGACGCGCTGCGCGCCAACTGGCGCCGGGCCGCCGAGTGGACCCCTCGTATGGACGCCGACAAGCGCGACAGCGAGTACAAGAACTGGCTCAAGGCCGTCGAGCGCTCCATGGGCTGGCTCGAAGCAGAAGAGAACTGA
- a CDS encoding MIP/aquaporin family protein — MSSSDIFIGETIGTAVLILLGGGVCAAVTLKSSKARGAGWLAITFGWGFAVMTAVYMTASLSGAHLNPAVTVGIAIKDGDWSNVPVYIAGQLLGAMIGAALVWVAYYGQFRAHLTDPELISTPHEEGMVDQKAAPDAGPVLGIFSTGPEIRNTWQNLATEIIGTVVLVLAVLTQGLNDSGKGLGVIGALITAFVVVSIGLSLGGPTGYAINPARDLGPRIVHALLPLPNKGGSDWSYAWIPVAGPLIGGAIAAGIYNIAFA, encoded by the coding sequence GTGTCCAGCTCCGACATCTTCATCGGCGAGACCATCGGTACCGCCGTTCTCATTCTGCTCGGCGGCGGCGTCTGCGCCGCCGTCACGCTCAAGAGCTCCAAGGCCCGCGGCGCGGGCTGGCTCGCGATCACCTTCGGGTGGGGCTTCGCCGTCATGACGGCCGTGTACATGACCGCTTCCCTCTCCGGGGCCCATCTGAACCCCGCGGTGACGGTCGGTATCGCGATCAAGGACGGGGACTGGAGCAACGTGCCGGTCTACATCGCCGGCCAGCTGCTGGGCGCGATGATCGGCGCGGCGCTCGTCTGGGTGGCCTACTACGGCCAGTTCCGGGCCCACCTCACCGACCCGGAGCTCATCTCCACGCCGCACGAGGAGGGGATGGTCGACCAGAAGGCCGCCCCGGACGCCGGCCCGGTGCTCGGCATCTTCTCCACCGGCCCCGAGATCCGTAACACCTGGCAGAACCTGGCCACCGAGATCATCGGCACCGTCGTGCTGGTCCTCGCCGTGCTCACCCAGGGCCTCAACGACAGCGGCAAGGGCCTCGGCGTCATCGGCGCCCTGATCACCGCCTTCGTCGTCGTCTCCATCGGCCTCTCGCTCGGCGGCCCGACCGGCTACGCGATCAACCCGGCCCGTGACCTCGGCCCGCGCATCGTGCACGCCCTGCTCCCGCTCCCGAACAAGGGCGGCTCCGACTGGAGCTACGCCTGGATCCCCGTGGCCGGTCCACTGATCGGTGGAGCCATCGCAGCGGGTATCTACAACATCGCGTTCGCCTGA